In Gambusia affinis linkage group LG08, SWU_Gaff_1.0, whole genome shotgun sequence, a single window of DNA contains:
- the LOC122835030 gene encoding sodium/potassium/calcium exchanger 1-like isoform X2 produces MMHCHRRKRLQLSRVLFLLSGVFLCTLYQLTISARLQAPMPVAQIGEDFREGSTEGVEDATAEPGQLEERFTTAPELEPTDQTTPTDVIPHTDKDLNTNTHTDLTSDFKEASSTESTVLPTTNRTLVHCIYVAPEPPLVTPTPVPAPPVTTVSPAPPGEAPHVKGEYPEDIFSIEDRRRGWVLLHILGMMYMFVSLAIVCDEFFVPALGVITDKLAISDDVAGATFMAAGGSAPELFTSLIGVFIAHSNVGIGTIVGSAVFNILFVIGMCALFSREILRLTWWPLFRDVSFYILDLILLIIFFLDNVIMWWESMMLVACYSLYVVFMKFNVQLEREFKTQLHKHKSIVKVIAVEEPEKTNGEGEDNAPPAPEDKNRLKLKPSLQRGGSSASLHNSTMRNTIFQLMIHTLDPLGDGKSGKTEETKEPEAAPAKDAEKKDEPGAKKDDVAAEQGGSEDSDNSDSDDDDSDEESEESSEDEDEDEDEDEEEENEDDPLSLQWPDTPRKQVTYLFLLPIVFPLWLTVPDVRNQKSRKFFVFTFLGSIMWIAIFSYLMVWWAHQVGETIGISEEIMGLTILAAGTSIPDLITSVIVARKGLGDMAVSSSVGSNIFDITMGLPIPWLLYSFFHGLAPIAVSSNGLFCAIVLLFLMLLFVIISIAACKWKMNKVLGFTMFLLYFVFLVLSVMLEDRIIVCPVSI; encoded by the exons ATGATGCATTGCCATAGAAGGAAACGGCTCCAGCTGAGCCGGGTTCTGTTTCTTCTCTCCGGAGTTTTTCTCTGTACCCTCTACCAGCTCACCATTAGTGCCAGGCTGCAGGCACCAATGCCAGTGGCTCAGATTGGAGAGGACTTCAGAGAAGGGTCAACAGAGGGCGTTGAGGATGCCACAGCAGAACCTGGCCAGCTAGAGGAACGTTTCACTACTGCACCCGAATTAGAGCCCACAGATCAAACAACACCAACGGATGTGATTCCTCATACCGATAAGgatttaaatacaaacacacatacgGATTTAACTAGTGATTTCAAAGAAGCCTCTTCCACTGAATCCACAGTGTTGCCAACCACAAACCGGACTTTGGTGCATTGCATCTATGTGGCCCCAGAGCCTCCTCTGGTGACACCCACCCCAGTTCCAGCTCCACCAGTTACAACTGTCTCCCCAGCGCCACCTGGCGAAGCTCCTCATGTCAAAGGTGAATACcctgaagacattttttctatCGAAGATCGCAGACGAGGATGGGTGCTTCTTCACATTTTGGGAATGATGTACATGTTTGTCTCTCTTGCGATTGTCTGTGACGAGTTCTTCGTGCCCGCACTGGGAGTTATCACAGACAAACTGGCCATCTCTGATGATGTAGCAGGCGCCACCTTTATGGCGGCCGGAGGCTCTGCACCTGAGCTCTTCACCTCTCTTATAGGAGTCTTCATCGCTCACAGCAACGTGGGCATTGGCACAATAGTCGGCTCagcagtttttaacattttgttcgTGATTGGGATGTGTGCTTTATTTTCTCGGGAGATTCTTCGTCTGACCTGGTGGCCACTTTTCAGAGATGTTTCATTCTACATACTTGACCTCATCTTACTGATCATCTTCTTCTTGGACAATGTCATTATGTGGTGGGAGAGCATGATGCTGGTGGCCTGTTACAGTCTCTATGTTGTCTTTATGAAGTTCAATGTACAACTGGAACGGGAATTCAAGACCCAGCTCCACAAACACAAGAGCATTGTGAAGGTTATTGCTGTGGAAGAACCTGAAAAG ACAAATGGGGAAGGAGAAGATAATGCCCCTCCTGCTCCAGAGGACAAGAATCggttaaag TTGAAGCCGTCCCTTCAGCGAGGAGGGAGTTCTGCTTCTTTACACAACAGCACCATGAGAAACACTATCTTTCAGCTCATGATTCACACATTAGACCCTCTGGGAGATG gcaaaagtggaaaaactgagGAGACCAAAGAGCCAGAGGCTGCCCCGGCCAAAGATGCAGAAAAGAAGGATGAGCCAGGAGCAAAGAAG GACGATGTTGCAGCAGAACAAGGTGGATCGGAAGATTCAGACAATTCCGACAGTGACGATGATGACAGCGATGAAGAGAGTGAGGAGTCCAGtgaagatgaggatgaggatgaagatgaagatgaagaggaggaaaatgaagATGACCCACTGTCTTTACAGTGGCCTGACACACCACGCAAACAAGTCACCTACCTCTTCCTGCTGCCCATAGTCTTCCCTCTGTGGCTCACAGTTCCTGATGTTCGGAACCAG AAATCCAGGAAATTTTTTGTGTTCACCTTCCTGGGCTCGATTATGTGGATTGCTATCTTCTCCTACCTCATGGTATGGTGGGCTCATCAG GTGGGAGAGACCATCGGCATCTCAGAGGAAATTATGGGCCTGACTATCCTGGCGGCAGGCACCTCCATCCCTGACCTTATCACCAGTGTGATTGTGGCTCGTAAGGGTCTGGGAGACATGGCGGTGTCCAGTTCTGTGGGCAGCAACATCTTTGACATCACAATGGG ctTGCCCATCCCATGGCTCTTGTACTCTTTCTTCCACGGTTTGGCTCCAATTGCTGTCAGCAGCAACGGCCTTTTCTGTGCCATCGTGCTGCTCTTCCTCATGCTCCTTTTCGTCATCATCTCCATCGCAGCCTGTAAATGGAAAATGAACAAGGTGCTGGGCTTCACTATGTTTCTCCTCTACTTTGTCTTCCTGGTTCTTAGCGTCATGCTGGAGGATCGCATCATTGTCTGCCCTGTTTCCATCTGA
- the LOC122835030 gene encoding sodium/potassium/calcium exchanger 1-like isoform X1 has protein sequence MMHCHRRKRLQLSRVLFLLSGVFLCTLYQLTISARLQAPMPVAQIGEDFREGSTEGVEDATAEPGQLEERFTTAPELEPTDQTTPTDVIPHTDKDLNTNTHTDLTSDFKEASSTESTVLPTTNRTLVHCIYVAPEPPLVTPTPVPAPPVTTVSPAPPGEAPHVKGEYPEDIFSIEDRRRGWVLLHILGMMYMFVSLAIVCDEFFVPALGVITDKLAISDDVAGATFMAAGGSAPELFTSLIGVFIAHSNVGIGTIVGSAVFNILFVIGMCALFSREILRLTWWPLFRDVSFYILDLILLIIFFLDNVIMWWESMMLVACYSLYVVFMKFNVQLEREFKTQLHKHKSIVKVIAVEEPEKTNGEGEDNAPPAPEDKNRLKLKPSLQRGGSSASLHNSTMRNTIFQLMIHTLDPLGDGKFKDKVETLNSVVRRKSEPKSQEKSEGKSGKTEETKEPEAAPAKDAEKKDEPGAKKDDVAAEQGGSEDSDNSDSDDDDSDEESEESSEDEDEDEDEDEEEENEDDPLSLQWPDTPRKQVTYLFLLPIVFPLWLTVPDVRNQKSRKFFVFTFLGSIMWIAIFSYLMVWWAHQVGETIGISEEIMGLTILAAGTSIPDLITSVIVARKGLGDMAVSSSVGSNIFDITMGLPIPWLLYSFFHGLAPIAVSSNGLFCAIVLLFLMLLFVIISIAACKWKMNKVLGFTMFLLYFVFLVLSVMLEDRIIVCPVSI, from the exons ATGATGCATTGCCATAGAAGGAAACGGCTCCAGCTGAGCCGGGTTCTGTTTCTTCTCTCCGGAGTTTTTCTCTGTACCCTCTACCAGCTCACCATTAGTGCCAGGCTGCAGGCACCAATGCCAGTGGCTCAGATTGGAGAGGACTTCAGAGAAGGGTCAACAGAGGGCGTTGAGGATGCCACAGCAGAACCTGGCCAGCTAGAGGAACGTTTCACTACTGCACCCGAATTAGAGCCCACAGATCAAACAACACCAACGGATGTGATTCCTCATACCGATAAGgatttaaatacaaacacacatacgGATTTAACTAGTGATTTCAAAGAAGCCTCTTCCACTGAATCCACAGTGTTGCCAACCACAAACCGGACTTTGGTGCATTGCATCTATGTGGCCCCAGAGCCTCCTCTGGTGACACCCACCCCAGTTCCAGCTCCACCAGTTACAACTGTCTCCCCAGCGCCACCTGGCGAAGCTCCTCATGTCAAAGGTGAATACcctgaagacattttttctatCGAAGATCGCAGACGAGGATGGGTGCTTCTTCACATTTTGGGAATGATGTACATGTTTGTCTCTCTTGCGATTGTCTGTGACGAGTTCTTCGTGCCCGCACTGGGAGTTATCACAGACAAACTGGCCATCTCTGATGATGTAGCAGGCGCCACCTTTATGGCGGCCGGAGGCTCTGCACCTGAGCTCTTCACCTCTCTTATAGGAGTCTTCATCGCTCACAGCAACGTGGGCATTGGCACAATAGTCGGCTCagcagtttttaacattttgttcgTGATTGGGATGTGTGCTTTATTTTCTCGGGAGATTCTTCGTCTGACCTGGTGGCCACTTTTCAGAGATGTTTCATTCTACATACTTGACCTCATCTTACTGATCATCTTCTTCTTGGACAATGTCATTATGTGGTGGGAGAGCATGATGCTGGTGGCCTGTTACAGTCTCTATGTTGTCTTTATGAAGTTCAATGTACAACTGGAACGGGAATTCAAGACCCAGCTCCACAAACACAAGAGCATTGTGAAGGTTATTGCTGTGGAAGAACCTGAAAAG ACAAATGGGGAAGGAGAAGATAATGCCCCTCCTGCTCCAGAGGACAAGAATCggttaaag TTGAAGCCGTCCCTTCAGCGAGGAGGGAGTTCTGCTTCTTTACACAACAGCACCATGAGAAACACTATCTTTCAGCTCATGATTCACACATTAGACCCTCTGGGAGATG gaAAGTTTAAGGACAAGGTTGAGACTTTGAACAGTGTGGTTAGACGGAAGTCAGAGCCCAAGTCCCAAGAGAAAAGTGAAG gcaaaagtggaaaaactgagGAGACCAAAGAGCCAGAGGCTGCCCCGGCCAAAGATGCAGAAAAGAAGGATGAGCCAGGAGCAAAGAAG GACGATGTTGCAGCAGAACAAGGTGGATCGGAAGATTCAGACAATTCCGACAGTGACGATGATGACAGCGATGAAGAGAGTGAGGAGTCCAGtgaagatgaggatgaggatgaagatgaagatgaagaggaggaaaatgaagATGACCCACTGTCTTTACAGTGGCCTGACACACCACGCAAACAAGTCACCTACCTCTTCCTGCTGCCCATAGTCTTCCCTCTGTGGCTCACAGTTCCTGATGTTCGGAACCAG AAATCCAGGAAATTTTTTGTGTTCACCTTCCTGGGCTCGATTATGTGGATTGCTATCTTCTCCTACCTCATGGTATGGTGGGCTCATCAG GTGGGAGAGACCATCGGCATCTCAGAGGAAATTATGGGCCTGACTATCCTGGCGGCAGGCACCTCCATCCCTGACCTTATCACCAGTGTGATTGTGGCTCGTAAGGGTCTGGGAGACATGGCGGTGTCCAGTTCTGTGGGCAGCAACATCTTTGACATCACAATGGG ctTGCCCATCCCATGGCTCTTGTACTCTTTCTTCCACGGTTTGGCTCCAATTGCTGTCAGCAGCAACGGCCTTTTCTGTGCCATCGTGCTGCTCTTCCTCATGCTCCTTTTCGTCATCATCTCCATCGCAGCCTGTAAATGGAAAATGAACAAGGTGCTGGGCTTCACTATGTTTCTCCTCTACTTTGTCTTCCTGGTTCTTAGCGTCATGCTGGAGGATCGCATCATTGTCTGCCCTGTTTCCATCTGA